Proteins from one Impatiens glandulifera chromosome 2, dImpGla2.1, whole genome shotgun sequence genomic window:
- the LOC124924493 gene encoding protein LURP-one-related 8-like, with translation MTKVYPNATAASAKTTAVNTGIVLTVWKKSLLFNSDGFTVFDKDGNLVFRVDDYYHRSSSDIVLMNASGKSLLTIRRKKWCSLSLSDNWLIYEGETSTNPILSVKKQLLIGSCLARVTNLPAANKLGLILEEYEIEGSYTNKCCAVYDTKRRRRLAEIRRKEAAIGGVAIGFDVFRLVILSEDIMDSAVAMAIVIVLDLMFQSTNVLTNCFLCN, from the exons ATGACAAAGGTGTATCCGAATGCGACAGCGGCTTCAGCCAAGACAACCGCCGTTAATACCGGAATAGTGCTGACAGTGTGGAAGAAATCTCTACTCTTTAACAGCGACGGTTTCACAGTGTTTGATAAAGACGGAAATTTGGTATTTCGTGTAGACGATTATTATCATCGTTCATCTTCTGATATCGTTCTCATGAACGCATCCGGCAAGTCCCTCCTCACCATCCGCCGCAAG AAATGGTGTTCTTTAAGCCTATCAGACAATTGGTTAATTTACGAGGGAGAAACATCAACGAATCCGATACTCTCAGTAAAGAAACAGCTCTTGATTGGGTCATGTTTGGCTCGTGTTACTAATTTACCAGCAGCTAATAAATTAGGGTTAATATTAGAAGAGTATGAAATTGAAGGATCATACACCAACAAGTGTTGTGCTGTTTATGATACCAAGCGGCGGCGGCGATTGGCTGAGATCAGGCGTAAGGAGGCGGCCATAGGTGGTGTGGCCATTGGATTTGATGTTTTCCGACTTGTTATCTTGTCGGAAGATATCATGGATTCTGCAGTTGCCATGGCCATTGTTATTGTTCTAGATCTCATGTTCCAATCTACCAATGTTCTAACTAATTGCTTTCTTTGCAATTAA